TCCTGCATGCGGTCCTGGACGTAGACCTTGCGGGCCTGGTCGCGGGAGAAGGCGGTGTCGAGGCGGGTGAGGACGCCGTCCTTGTGCATGGCTTGGAACTGATCTTTGTAGAGAAAGTCCATGGCCTCGCGTTGTTCGCCGAAGAAGAGCCAGTTGTCGCCTCTCTGGCCGGTGGCCTGTCGCTCTTCGAGGAAGGCGCGGAAGGGAGCGATACCGGTGCCGGGGCCGATCATGATGACCGGTTTGGTGGTGTCTTCGGGGAGGCGGAAGCTGTTGTTGGAGTGGAGGAAGATGGGCATCGTCGTGCCTTCGCCAGCGCGGTCGCCGAGGTGTCCGGAGGCCACCCCCTGGCGGTCGCGGTCGTGGGCCTCGTAGCGGACTACGCGGACGGTGGTCTGTACGTTGTCCTTGTGCATGGCCTGGCTGGAGGCGATGGAGTACATGCGGGGGGTGAGGCGCTGGAGGATGTTGAAGAGCTGCTGGGGGTCGGTGACCACCTTGGGAAAGTCGGTGGCGAGGTCGACGAACTCGCGTCCCCAGCAGTACTCCTCGGCGCGGGCCTTGTTTTCGGGGCCGACGAGGCATTTGAGACGTTCGTTGGTGGGGGCGAGTTTGGCGTACTGGCCTACGGAGCCGCGGGAGAGTTTGCCGATGCCGAGGCGGGTGCGGAGGGCCTCTTCGAGGCTGATTTCGACCTTGTAGTGGTCGAGGACGCGTTCGCGGCCGGTGAAGTGGAGGGCTTCGAGGACCTCGGCTACGGCGATAGCGCGGTTTTCGGGGATGATTCCAACAGCGTCGCCGGGGGTGTAGGTCATGCCCTCTTCGATGGTGAGCTCGACGTGACGGGTCTCCTTCTCCGAGCCTTCGCCGGTGAGGAGGCGGTTGTAGGTCACGGTGGAGAGGAAGGGGTTGTTGCGGGTGTATTTGGATGCGTGTCCGCTTGTCGGCTGGTCTTTTTGGGCTTCTTGGGCTTCCACTTCGGTCATTTTTCTATGGTAAAACGCATCGGGGCAAAAATGCTTGTAAAGGCGTGTTCTTTTGCGGTGCTTTCGTGGTGTTTCGGTGGTGCGTTGTGGTGATTCGGTGGTGTGCTGTTTGTTGTTTCAGGTGTCACCTTTCGAATCTCGTTTTGACCCCTCCCCCCCCCTGGGGGTTTTTTGCAGGGATGTCTTTTATTTTGAGTGGTTTGCGGTGGATTGGTGTCTGCAAGCTATTGATTGCAGGAGGCTTATTCGCAAAATATCTGTTTTGTGAAACTTGCAAGCTAGTGAAGTTACTTAGCTAATCCCAGTTAGGCGAACCCTCAGTAAGACAATTAGTGGTTTGCAGCTTTCTTTGCTGAAATCCGCACACACAACGCACGCTTTCCTGACGAGTAATCGAGTTGGTCGTCGTTCGACTTTCCTTCATTGAAATCAAAGTAGTAACCGTACCCGGACGGCTTTCCCCGGTCGTCGAGTATGCGACCGCTGCTCCATTCATTTCCTGTCAAAAATAGATTTCCCTTTACATGCCAAGTAACGTTCCGAGGATTGCCGCCCTTGCCGTCGCCCGCCCTCCCTGGAGCTTCTGCGCTTCTATCGAAGATTGGCTGCAACTCAAACATCGTCGCCAGTCTCCAGTCTGAGTACTCAGCCAGCCGTAGGTCGTTGCAGTACTTCATTGCCTTGTGGTAGCTCACGTCTTTTCCGGCCCACATTAGTTCTGTGGATGGATCGACCCAATATCGATGCGCCTGAGCTTCCTGCGTCTGTTGTCCCGTCATGACGATTGAGGAATTGAGTATAAGAAACGTAAGTAAGGTTTTCATGCCTGCCAGCCATCCTCGGTTTTGTTTATGCGATGACTTGGTGATATCTCTGTTTCCATTATAGAAGCGGGAGGATAACTAATGTGCAAGGCGGAGGTTGTTGTTCATCAACGACTTAGGCGGTTTAGGGGCTTGACAGTTTTTGGGGGTCGGTCGAGGTAGAGGGTGTTCCGGGCCTTGTGGTACGCTTGCCGGTAGCGCAGAGGGCGCATCCGGTCCGCGGAGAGGACAGAAGTCCACCTTGCTTTACAAATAGCGCCACGAACTTACTTTCTGCCCGCAATGTGCGGACCTGGGCATACGAGAGGAAGTTCGCCATGCCGGTTCGACAGCTCCCAGCCAAGCCCGACCTCGACCACCTCAAGCATCAAGCCAAGGATCTGCTTCGTGGCCACGCTGAGCATGCTCCGCTCGTCGCGCAGCAGATTCGAGAGTTTCATCCACGGTTTCTGCGTGCGAAAGATGCTGAGATTTTTCGCGCCCCGTTCAAGTTGAGCGATGCGCAGGTGACGATCGCTCGTGAGCATGGTTTCCAGAGTTGGGTTCGGTTGAAGTCGCATATTGAGAGACCAACGCTCACTGGCCAAATCAGCTTGCCGCATCACGAACGAATTGAGGATGCGGCGTTTCGTCTTGCGGTGAAGCTGATTGACGCCGGCGATGTGGCGGGTTTGCGTTCCCATCTGAAGCAGCATCCCAGGCTGGTCCATCAGCATGTTGTCTTTGAGGGGGGAAACTACTTTCGGAATCCCACGCTGCTGGAGTTTGTGGCGGAGAATCCGGTTCGCCATGGCAGTCTGCCTGCCAGCATTGTCGAGGTAGCCAAGGTGATTCTCGATGCCGGTGCGGAGCGTTCCGCTATTGAGGAGACTCTCATGCTCGTCTGCACCGGCAGTGTCGCTCGGGAGTGTCGCGTCAAGCTTGATTTGATCGATCTGCTTTGCGATCGCGGTGCGAATCCTGAGAGTGCTCTGCGGGCGTCTGCCTTGCATGGAGAGGCTGACGCGGTGAATGCATTGATAGCGCGCGGCGCACAGATCGATCTGCCGGTCGCGGCCGCGCTGGGCAGGGTCGATGACTTTCGCCGTCTGCTTGCAGCGTCCGATGGGGAGGATCGTCATCTTGCACTGGCCCTGGCGTCGCAGTACGGTCAGGTCGAGATCGTTAAGCTGCTGCTGGATGCGGGGGAGGATCCGAACCGTTACAACCCGGTTGGAGGGCACTCTCATACGACGCCGTTGCACCAGGCTGCTGGCGCGGGGAATGAACGGCTGGTGAAGCTTCTCGTCGAACGAGGTGCGAGGCTGGATAGGAAGGATGTGCTGTGGCGAGGGACACCGGCGGATTGGGCCAGGTACGGCGGCAAGACGGAGGTTGAGCGGTATCTTCGTTCGCTGCAGGATGGTGGCTCGGCAACGGCAGAAGGTGCAAGCAAAGCAACGACGAAATACGGGGATTCTTCCCTTTCGGCAAGCTCAGGGTCAGAATGACGGCTCTTTTTGTATGGAGCCTTCCCAGGTGTGACGGTTTCTTGAGAGTTCGGTGATGAAGATCGGATTCGTGTACAGGGTGTCTCCCGGGATGGTGTGTTCGGTGCGGGAGTTGTGGCGGCTGGAGCACAGAGTTCTATTGGCTGGATAACGTGTCTTTTTTAAGGCGCTTTCCGAAGACCAGCCCGACTGTCGTACCGATGGTTGACGAGTGATCACTGACGCCGAAGCGCAAGCCCCCATTAATGCCAAAGGCATCGCCAAACTGGTGATAGAAGCCGCCAAAAATATAGGTGCCTGGCGGGGTGTTGGATTGCGACGTGTTCTGACCAAAGGCCTCGGCATAGAGACGCGTGTCCTTCTGAATGTGATAACTGAGAGCGAATGACTGTTGTCCGCCATAACGACACCCTGTAGTCGTTTGGCAATCAGACTGGACTATCGAGCCGTTTACGATGACGTCCACATCCCCGTTCTTTCCATAGTGGTGATTGAGGAGCAGAATCGCTTGTTGACCGTAGCCTTGAAGCGGGCTTGCCGAGGCAGTGGGAAGCTCTGCCTCATACTGCAATGCGAGTCCCGGCGCAATCCTATGGTATTGTTCCTTTTTCGCCTCGACCTTCCCGCCGAACTGAATCGTTCCGACTCCATTGGTGATGCTTCCGTCCTGTTGTTGATGATTAAACGGAGACCAGTCGAAATCCAGCCTGAGTCTAGGCAGTAGAGAATAAGTGAACAACGTATCTAACGTCTGCTGATTGCCTGGTGGGTTCTGGGGATAGGCATCGTAGCCTACCTCAACCTGCGCGACACCTTGGCTTTGGATGGCTGCACTGTTGGCGATCGTTGGTCTTGTGGGATTTATATTTAGATCTTGTGCCGACATGCTGATCGTCATCAGCGGGAGCATGGCAAAGAGCCAACTGATTTGTTTCATAGGCGGCAATGTCGAGCGTTGGAGTTTCCGATTTTGATCTTTGGCCGATTGAAGTGAGCTCCAAGTTACTACCGGCGCCTTAGCAAAAAGACTATCAGCAGAAGGATCACGATCAACCCTAGACTGCCCGGCCAAACGAACCAGCCGCCACCACTCGAGTATCCGGCCACTAAGCATCCAGACAATCCCAGGGTCGCGAAACATGCGGCTAGCAGGGTTGGTAGTTTCGGGGACAGGCGGAAGGTTGAGAACTTTTCTTTACGATTTCGCATGTTCGTTCCTCAATATGGGACGGGATTGACAACTTTATCGATTGTCGAAACGAACGATAATGCAAGTAGGATGCGAACTTTAGTTATTCGAGGCCATCAGTCCTCATAAATAGGCGTATAGGAAGTCCGCTGATACGGAACAAATATTCATGGAGGTACGTTGCGACCGCGGTCACTGTTCGTTAGGACAGTTTTCGACATAGGTTTAGTTCGTCCGCAAACGCCATATTCCTGATGATTTAGCCATGCGACGGGTTGGTTGGCGTGGACGCGTATTGTTGCGCGGATTTGATTTCAGGCGTCGAGGTGAAAAAGGCCTAGACTATTTGAGTTTTGGTGAAGCTATTGCAGTAGTCGCGGACGTATACTGCCCGCACCTGAAGTTGCAACTGTTTTTATTGTTTGGAGGCCGCTGATGAAGATCGGATTCGTGTACCGAGTGTTTCTCGCGATGGCGTTTTCGGTGGCGGGAGTTGTGGCGGCTGGAGCACAGAGTGGAGCGGCCGGGGAGCAAAGTAACCCTCTGGATGTGGATTCTGCATCGGCTGCTCATGTGACGACCGCACACATGACGACGGCTGATGTGCCAAAGGCTCGTGTCCCGGTAGCTGGTACACCTACGTCTGATGTGGCAGCGGCGAGCGTGCCCGTAGACAATGGGGCGCGGCCGGGCGATTCGCACGTAAGGATTGTGCGGCTGAGTGATGTGAAGGGAACACTCTCACTCGATCGTAAGACGGGCAACGGCTTTGAAGAGACGATGCCGAATATGCCGATTGTTCAAGGCCAGAGACTTCGGACCGCCGATGGATATGCTGAGGTGGAGTTTGAGGACAACAGTACGCTGCGTGTGGCGCCGAACTCGCTGGTGGAGTTTCCGCTGCTGGCGCTGCGCAGCTCGGGAGCCAAGGCCTCGACGATACAGGTGGTGCGGGGGATGGTGTATGTGAACCTGCAAAGCACGAAGGGGAATGAGTTCGTGCTGCGGGCGGGAGATCAGACGATGACGGTTTCGCCGTCGACGCATGCGCGAATGACGGTGGCTGACGGGAAGACAGTTGTCTCGGTCTTCAACGGAAGCGTGGAGGCGAAGCACGGCGCAGAGACGACGCTGGTGACGAAGAAGGAGTCACTGACGCTGGGTGGAGAGCAGGTGGCTGTTGTGAAGAAGATCGAGGAAGCGCCATCTGATGCGTGGGATAAGGAGGCGAACGACTATCATGCGCGCTACTCGCAGGCGAATGCGTTGGTGGCCGGGGGCTCTACCTATGGCTTGAGTGACCTGAACTACTACGGGAACTTTATCAATGGCGGAGCGTTTGGATCTTTCTGGCAGCCGTATCTAATTGGCGCAGGATGGAATCCTTACTTGAATGGCGTGTGGGCGCTATACCCGGGCGCGGGCTACTCGTGGGTGTCTCCGTATCCGTGGGGATGGCTGCCGTATCACTCGGGCAACTGGTCGTTCTTCCCGGGATATGGGTGGGGATGGCAGCCGGGTGGCGCGTTTAATGGATTGAACAATGCTGCGAGTGGCGGCGTTGCGAGTGGCGGTGGCGTGGCAGGGGGGCTGGTTGGGACAGCGGTGCATTCGCCCTTGCGTGCGGCCTCGCCGCAGGCGCCGACCGCGGGTGCGGGTTCGCTGGTGCTTGCGAACAATACGCCAATGGTCTTCTCCAAGGAAGATAAGCCGGGGAACTTTGTGTTCCAGAAGAACTCGGCGGGGTTGGGCGTGCCGAGGGGATCGCTGGGAAGCCTGAACAAGATTTCGAGCCATGTGGAGCAGCACGGATCGGCAAGTATGCAGGTCTATGCTGCCGTGCCATCTGCGGGGGGCATGGCATCGAGTCATGGTGGGAACAGCGGGCCGGTTACATTGCGGGCGGGAGCGCCGATGCAGAGTGCGAATACATCGAATGCACCAGCATCGCGAGGGGAATCGTATGGGGGATCTTCGGCGTCATCGGTCGCTTCTCATAGCTTGGGTGCTCCTTCGGGGAGCGGCGGGTCCTCCGGAAGCGGCGGCCGCGGTGGATCTGGTCCGAAGTAGAAGGTTACTGGCCGCGAAGTTATTGCGTGCGGGAATGTGCGCCCCTGCGATCAGATGGGTCAGGCTGAGACGGTGGGCGGTTCGACCGGGGTCATGACGGGGTGGACGAGGGTGACGATGGTGTCTGCGATCTCGCTGGAGGGGGGGCGGTTGGGGGTTTGGGCCCACTCTTTGGCGGCGCCGTAGATGGCCCATGCGGTGGTGGTGGCGATCATCTGGGGGGAGGTGGGTGCGGCGGAGGCGTGCTTTTCGAGGCCTTCGAGGAGCATGCGGCGTACGACGGCGATGATGGCGGACTCCATGTGGGGCTCCATCTGGCCAGCTTTGGTCGAACAAGGGTGCTCTGAAAAGGCGATGAAGTCGCAGACTCCGAGGACGATGGCGCGCAGGGCGGAGGTGCAGGTGCCGTTGAAGGTGACTCCGCGTTCGGAGAGTAGTTCGTTGAAGCGGGTGCCGACGGTGCATTCGAGCAGGGCGAACTTGTCGGGGTAGTGGTCGTAGAAGGTGGCACGGTTGATGGTGGCGGCTTCGGCGATGTCCTGCACGGAGAGGCTGTCAAACTGCTTTTCTTTCATGAGGTTGACGAGGGCCTGCTGGAGGAGTTTGCGGGTGCGAAGGATGCGCGGGTCCGTGGTTCGTTCGAGGGTCCGCTCGGGCAGGAACTCAGGGACGGGGTCTGGAACCTGCTGTGAGATCTTGTCGAGTTTTACGGGGACGCTGGACATTTTCTCTGACCGACATCTTTATTTTACTCGAATTTGACGGCGTTAGTTGCTTAAACGACATTTGTCGTGTTTTTATGAATCGACACAAGTTGTTTAAACGTCAGATGTCGTATAGGAGATTTCGCCATGCCCACTTTACTTGTTGTGAATTCCAGCCCCTTTCATGAGACTTCGGTCTCCCGCAACCTGTCCGAGGAGTTCGTTCAGAACTGGAAGCAGGCGAACCCGAACGGACGAGTGATTACCCGCGACCTGACTTCAAGCGATTTGAAGACGATCGATGCTGCCTGGGTTGGGGCTGTGTATACGCCAAAGGATAGTCGGACGGCGGAGCAGAAGCAGGTGCTTGAGGTGTCGGACACGCTGCTTGGTGAACTGCGGGCGGCGGATGAGTATGTCTTTGGGGTGCCGATGCACAACTTCGCGATTCCTTCGGTGCTGAAGCTGTGGATCGACCAGATTGCTCGTGTGGGCGAGACGTTTTCGTATGCGGACGGAACGCCTAAGGGTCTGCTGCAGGGGAAGAAGGCTACGTTCCTGGTTGCCTCGGGTGGGGCTTATGACGCGGGGACGGTGATGGCTTCGTTCAACCATGTTGAGCCTTATCTGCGTTCGGTGTTTGGCTTCCTGGGCGTGACGGATACGAAGTTCGTGTCGGCCGGTGGCGCTGCTGCGCTGATGCATGGGCAGGATCGGGCGACGTTCCTGAAGCCGCATGTTGAGGCGATTCGTTCGCAGTTTGTGGCGGCTTAATCGTTGCGGCGACTGCTTAATAGCTAGGTGTGCTTAGCTGATTTTGAAAGAGGAGGTATTGGTATGAAGATCGCATCGCTGGTTGCCAGGTATCTGCTGGGCTTTATCTTTCTTGTCTTTGGATTGAACGGCTTTCTGCACTTCATCCCGATGCCTCCTCCTTCGGGAGTCGCTGGGGATTTTATGTTTGCGCTGTTTGAGTCGCACTATCTGGTAATCATCTTTCTCCTTCAGCTGATTCCTGCGGTGCTGCTGCTGGCGAATCGGTTTGTGCCGCTGGCTCTGACGCTGCTGGCGCCGGTGATTGTGAATATCATTTGCTTCCATGCGCTGATGGCTCCGGCAGGGTTGCCGATGGCTTTGTTTGTCACCGTGCTTTGGGGGTTGGTGGCTTATGGGGTGCGGTCGGCGTTTGCGGGGTTGCTGCAGGTGCGGGTTGCGGACGCGGTTTGAAGAGCGAATGAAGAGAGATGAGATCGGAAGCGCTCTTCTGTGCTCCGGACGGTGATACTGTCCGGAGCTTCGTTCGTCAGGCGACGATTGCGAGCATAGGAGGCGAGGCGCGCGAATCTGGCAGATCTGCGAAAGCAGTTCAGGATCTAGATGCGGTGGTGGTCGGGTCGCCAGTTAACGATGGCTTGCTTGATGGCCTTGGGATCCATGTTTTTGGTGAGGGCGCGGTGGGCGAGGTCGGGGAGCTCGGCGTCGGAGGCGAAGCGGAGGGCGATGAGCTGGGGGACGGTGAGCTCGTCGATGTGAGCGCGGTCTGCGGGGGGGAGGAGTGCCTGGAGGCGGAGACGCTCTTCGAGGCGGATGATGCGGTCCTGGGCTTTGAGGGAGGAGCCACGGGCTGCGCCGGCTATCAGGAAGAAGACGATGGACATGACGATCCACCAGAGATTGGTGTGCTGGTAAGCGGGCCATCGGTGAATGGTGATGTAGATGGAGAAGACGAGGTTGAGCAGGAGCAGGGGAAGGATGATGAAGTGAAAGAGTGGGTAGAACCGGGCGTGGTTCTTGAAGTTCTGCGGGGCGGCCATGGTGAGTCCTCTTTGCGCGAAATGATGGCGGGGCCAGCATAGCACTCCTCGGTGTGAGGCGAGAGTGGTTGCGTGGGATGGATGGGTGATGTCCTGCCGGACGGGCTCGCTACGCGCGACGCGGTCACTTCGTGACTTGTATACCTTATGACGCGGGATGGAGTTCGTTTGCGGTAGCCTTGAGGAATGAAGAGTTCAACGATCGCAATGACGGGGAAGAAGCGGATTGGTGTGCATGTGGGGACGGCGGGTGGGACGTGGACTGCCGTCGAGCGGGCCGTGGCAGCGGGGGCGAATACCTTTCAGATCTTCTCTTCGAGCCCGCGACAGTGGCGGGCGGCGGCGGTAAAGCCTGAGGACGCGGCGAAGATGAGAGAGCTGCGGGCGAAGCATGATGTGGGGCCGGTGGCAATTCATGCGAGCTATCTGATCAATCTTTGCAGCCAGACGGAGAGCGTTCGGGTAAATGGCGTGGCGGCGTTTCGCGGAGAGGTGGAGCGGGCGCTGGCACTGGGGGCGGAGTATCTGGTGCTGCATCCGGGGAGCTGGAAGGGGCTTACGCGCGAGGAGGGATTGCGGCTGGCGGCGGAGTCGATTGAGAAGGCGATTGATGGGGTGGCGTGGGAGGGGAAGGACTTCAGGATTTTGATTGAGAACACGGCTGGGGCGGAGTTTTCTCTTGGCGGAAAGCTGGAGCAGGTGGCGGAGCTGGTGGAGCGGCTGAAGGCTTGTGCGCCGGTGGGAGTGTGTCTGGATACGTGCCATGTGCACGTGGCGGGGTATGACCTGGTGTCGCCCGATGGGTATGTGGAGACGATGCTGCTGGTGAAGGATACGGTGGGGTTCGATGCGGTGAAGGTGTGGCACTGCAATGATGCGAAGGCGGCGATGGGCTCGAAGCTGGACCGGCATGAGCATATCGGGGAGGGGACGATTGGGGCGGAGGTGTTTCGGCGGCTGCTGCATGATGAGCGGTTTGAGCATGCGGCGTTTATTGCGGAGACGCCGGTGGACGCTCCGGGGGATGAGGCGCGAAATGTTGGGGTGCTGCGGACACTGGCGGCGGGATGAGGCTTATTTGGTAGGGAATCTAGTTGCTTCGCAGAAGGGGGCTTGCTAGGCTAGGTGCGCTTCAGCATCCTGGAATTTGATCGAGGGATACGATGCGCGTTAACACTTGTTGTATGACGATCGCTGCGGTTTCAGCGTTACTGGTCTCAGGGACGATAGCCAGGGCACAGAGTCCGATTCCATGTGCGCTCGGGGTTATGAGTTATGCAGGCTTAGGTCAGCAAAATGTTACGGGCGCCCCCTACAGCGCTGCCTTGAGGACGAGCTTCGAACAAAAGCTTCCAGATGGAAACGCGATTCGTAGCTCCCAAATCGTTCATCAGGCGCGAGACTCCAAAGGGAAAACCTTGAATGAGGCTCCTATCGGGTGTACGCACGCTGAGGATGGCCGGCTAAAGGCAGTGCTGGCGGTGACGGTCTTCGATCCAACGACGAAGACCATATTGAACTGGCAGATAGACGATATGGTGTCGAAGGTTGTGCATGTCCATCTCATGCATGAGCCGAATCATAAGCCGCCGACGGCGGAAGAGGCTGCGGAACAGATGAAGCGGGCGCAGGTGGCAGCTAGAACCCAAAAGAACGATGAAGTGCGGATAGAGAGCCTGGGAAGCAAGACAGTTGCCGGAGTTCAGGTCGAAGGGGTGAGAAGGGTTCGGACGATTCCTGCGGGGGAAGAAGGAAATGAGCTGCCGATGGAAGTGATCGATGAGCAATGGAGTTCGAAGGCGCTGAGTCTGACTCTGCTTCGCATCGACGACGATCCGAGGCGTGGCCGAACCACTGTTGAATTTGAAGACTTGAGTCTCAGTGAGCCCGATCCTGCAGTGTTTGCGGCTCCTGCTGGCTACAAGATCGTGGAACAACGTCACGTGGAGACGACGGTTGCACCGTAGTAGGACGATGGGGACATTGTTTCAGGAGCTAAAAATATTCGTGTTGAGGAACTGGTTGCGGAACTTTCCTTGTGGGTCGTATTGGGTAAGGAGGGTTTTGTAGTCGGGCGTCTTGGGGTAGAGACGCTGGAGGGTTGCGGGGGGGATGGTGTTGACCTTGGCCCAGTGGGGGCGGGCGTTGAAGGGAGCTAGCTTTTCTTCGATGAGGGGGAGGAGGGCCTGGACGGCGTCGTTCTCAGGCTTCCACGTGAAGTGGATGGCGAGGGAGGGTCGCTGGTAGGCCATGCTGAGCCAGAGGTTGTCGGCGGCGATGGTGCGGAGCTCGGTGATGTAGAGGTGCGGGGTGATGCGGTCGCGGAGCTGTTCGACGGCGAGGATGGCTTCGTAGGCGTGCTCGCGGGGGACGAAGTACTCGGTTTGAATCTCGGCGCCGCTGCTGGGGGTGAAGTTGAGTTTGAAGTGGGGGAGGCGCTCGTACCAGGGGCCGGGGACGCCGAACTGCTCGGTGCATGCTTCGGCGGAGTGGCCGGCGACGGGATGGAGTTTTTTCGTGGCTTGCTTTGCGCCGAAGAACTCGGGCTCGAATTTCACGGAGGTAGCGCCGGGTTCGACGCGGCGTTTGACCCAGACCTGGGTGGCGCGATGGTTTTGCCAGTCGGTGAAGAGGCTGACACTGTAGCCGCTGAGGTAGATCTCTTCGAGGTGGTGTTCGAGTTGGGAGAAGGAGAGGTTTTCGTAGACGACTTGTGCGACCTGGAAGGTGGGTTGGAGGTCGAGGGTGGTTTTGGTGACGACTCCGAGGCCGCCGAGGTTGACGATCTGTCCGAGGAAGGGGTCGTTGTTGTCATTGGGGTCTTTGGTGCGTGAGAGGGTGTGGAGGGTGCCGTCGGCGGTGACGAGCTCGAGGCCGGAGACGATGGTGGCGAGGTTGCCGTTGTTGCTGCCGGAGCCGTGGGTGGCGGTGGCGCAGGCTCCGATGACGGAGACGTGAGGGAGCGAGGCGAGGTTGGGGACGGCGAAGCCCTGGGCGTCGATGATGGGGGCGAGTTTGCCGTAGGTGACGCCTGCGCCGACGGTGGCGGTGCGGGCTTTGGCGTCGATGTCGATGGAGTCGAGCTGCTTGAGGGAGATCTGGGCGTGGGTGCTGTCGGCGATGGCGTTGAAGGAGTGGCCGCGGCCGAGGGCGCGCAGCTTGTCGCAGCTTTTGACGATGTGCTGGACTTCTTCGACGGTTTTGGGTTGGTAGAGGGTGTCGGTGTGGAAGGTGAGGTTGCCGGCCCAGTTGGTTCGCGGGGCGGTCTGGTGGGCGGCGTCTTGCTCGGAGGCTGAGGCGAAGCGTGAGAGCATGGCGGCGGTGAGGATGGAGCCGGAGCCTTTGAGGAACTGTCTCTTATTCATGTCGCACACTCGATTCGGTGGAAGCCTGTGACTGGTTTTTGGAAAGGAGCGTGCCGCTACTCCGGTTGCCGGTCAGGCCTTTATAGGGATTTGGCGGCTTCAACGCAAGCGGCACGCCGAGCAGGAGCGCAGAGAGAGTGGTTGTGTGGGAGGGAGTCTGTGTGGTTAGGTCGCCTGGAGAGGTGGGGTGGACGGTACAATCGTAAGAGTATGCCTGAGAGACGAACGAGCGAAATCGGCGGGAAAACATTGAATATTGAGGATAGTTCTTCCGGTGCGGAGTTGACTCAGCCGCAGCGGTATAACCCGGCTGAGATCGAGCCGAAGTGGCAGGCCCGGTGGGATGCGGATGCGACGCTGTATGCGGCAGAGGCGCATGATTCGGGGAAGCCAAAGTACTACTGCCTGGAGATGCTGCCGTATCCGAGCGGCGCGCTGCATATTGGGCATGTGCGGAACTATG
The nucleotide sequence above comes from Tunturibacter empetritectus. Encoded proteins:
- a CDS encoding FAD-binding protein, encoding MNKRQFLKGSGSILTAAMLSRFASASEQDAAHQTAPRTNWAGNLTFHTDTLYQPKTVEEVQHIVKSCDKLRALGRGHSFNAIADSTHAQISLKQLDSIDIDAKARTATVGAGVTYGKLAPIIDAQGFAVPNLASLPHVSVIGACATATHGSGSNNGNLATIVSGLELVTADGTLHTLSRTKDPNDNNDPFLGQIVNLGGLGVVTKTTLDLQPTFQVAQVVYENLSFSQLEHHLEEIYLSGYSVSLFTDWQNHRATQVWVKRRVEPGATSVKFEPEFFGAKQATKKLHPVAGHSAEACTEQFGVPGPWYERLPHFKLNFTPSSGAEIQTEYFVPREHAYEAILAVEQLRDRITPHLYITELRTIAADNLWLSMAYQRPSLAIHFTWKPENDAVQALLPLIEEKLAPFNARPHWAKVNTIPPATLQRLYPKTPDYKTLLTQYDPQGKFRNQFLNTNIFSS